The Mesorhizobium koreense genome includes a window with the following:
- a CDS encoding acyltransferase family protein, translated as MHWLSRRGISSDIALKAIAISAVVFNHAHPVRPFDYAGGMTVLLMLSGYSFARFALQSGDAQSVRRAVASLALKIWLPCAAIVLLSFVVRQKFSLSELLFFSNLFSREFLTFMFVWYPQVLLQILAFTFLLFCIPAAADGFLRNPLRGSLVLLTLAIVTTTFWPEVPHATLPWRVAWNFLLGWVAFFLLRDRNAHTLGMRKTALVAGTVVCAGAVFGPADPQFWTLSAAMTILALKSSLILPSIAVRVLYVVGQASFTIFLLHTIFLRVHRKVLGLYDQDGAWIFAMIASTLAWVAGAAAMRAYRRVSNERTAEFVGGAKNMLRPSPQVG; from the coding sequence ATGCATTGGCTCTCTAGGCGCGGCATTTCATCCGACATTGCCCTGAAGGCGATTGCGATTTCCGCTGTCGTCTTCAATCATGCGCATCCCGTGAGGCCATTCGACTATGCCGGCGGGATGACGGTACTCCTGATGCTATCGGGATATTCGTTCGCGCGTTTCGCGCTGCAGAGCGGCGATGCGCAGTCCGTCAGGCGCGCGGTCGCCAGCCTGGCGCTTAAGATATGGTTGCCGTGCGCCGCCATTGTGCTGCTTTCCTTCGTTGTCCGGCAGAAATTCAGCCTTTCCGAGCTCCTTTTTTTCAGCAACCTGTTCTCCAGGGAATTCCTGACTTTCATGTTTGTCTGGTATCCGCAGGTGCTGCTTCAGATCCTTGCTTTTACGTTTCTCCTGTTTTGCATTCCGGCGGCAGCCGACGGCTTCCTGCGAAATCCGCTCCGAGGATCGCTCGTTCTCCTCACTCTGGCGATCGTGACGACGACCTTCTGGCCGGAGGTGCCGCACGCCACATTGCCCTGGCGAGTAGCCTGGAATTTCCTGCTCGGATGGGTCGCTTTCTTTTTGTTGCGCGACCGGAACGCGCATACGCTTGGAATGCGGAAAACTGCTCTTGTCGCGGGAACCGTCGTGTGTGCGGGAGCGGTCTTCGGTCCGGCCGATCCTCAGTTCTGGACCCTTTCGGCGGCCATGACGATACTGGCGCTGAAATCCAGCCTGATCCTGCCCTCCATCGCCGTACGAGTGCTCTACGTCGTCGGTCAGGCATCTTTCACGATCTTCCTGCTGCATACCATCTTCCTGCGGGTACACAGAAAAGTCCTCGGCCTGTATGACCAGGATGGAGCATGGATATTCGCGATGATCGCCAGCACATTGGCCTGGGTTGCCGGGGCGGCGGCCATGAGAGCTTACCGCCGCGTATCGAACGAACGGACGGCAGAATTTGTGGGTGGAGCGAAAAATATGCTCCGGCCCTCGCCGCAAGTCGGGTGA
- a CDS encoding AMP-binding protein gives MALVAGDRQVSYGELLGEAENFAERLGPARALVFLEALNTVESIAAYLGCLIGAHPVYLFSGRDWQKTAALAERYKPNVVWRWRSGSLEEDRPCEAPHELHPDLRVLLSTSGSTGTPKFVKLSGKNIHANALSICEYLRLDTRERALTSLQFNYSYGMSVVNSHLACGASLALTDLSVIEREFWDLFGQVGATSFAGVPYTFEMLDRAAFPWAKTRGLRYATQAGGRLAPALVSQLARVGEENGWRFYVMYGQTEASPRIAYLPPDRAAEFSHCIGMPVPGGEIDLIDETGNPVLVPDIPGELTYRGPNVMMGYAHDSSDLSSDCTPARLLTDDIACRNGDGLFYIVGRKSRFVKPFGIRVNLDEVQNQARQWIPGCALAGTDERIVVAFPRSVSPVESEQLVSTLASMYHLPAFMFSVVVVDELPLLETGKTDYRQLLELAARDREESVARVSGAALPDWLSVLLSPDFYRGAFLESARILGLAKEEWEGVAHIYRTFVSAQGVDAGSTFSSLSGDSLSYVQTYLALEDYLGCVPDDWENLTVDELEGRANALAL, from the coding sequence GTGGCGCTGGTCGCCGGAGACCGGCAGGTCAGCTACGGCGAGCTCCTGGGGGAGGCGGAAAACTTTGCCGAGCGGCTCGGACCGGCGCGCGCGCTGGTGTTCCTGGAGGCTCTCAACACCGTCGAGTCGATCGCCGCCTATCTCGGCTGTCTGATCGGAGCGCATCCCGTCTATCTTTTTTCAGGGCGCGACTGGCAAAAGACCGCCGCCCTGGCGGAAAGGTACAAACCCAACGTCGTCTGGCGCTGGCGAAGCGGCAGTCTCGAGGAGGATAGGCCTTGCGAAGCGCCTCACGAGCTGCATCCGGACCTGCGCGTGCTTCTGTCGACATCCGGGTCGACCGGAACCCCGAAGTTCGTGAAGTTGTCGGGAAAGAATATCCACGCCAATGCTCTTTCCATCTGCGAATACCTCCGTCTCGATACCCGCGAACGGGCCCTGACGAGCCTGCAGTTCAATTATTCCTATGGGATGTCGGTGGTGAATTCCCATCTGGCATGCGGCGCTTCCCTGGCGCTGACCGATCTATCCGTCATCGAACGCGAATTCTGGGATCTCTTCGGCCAAGTCGGTGCAACCAGTTTCGCGGGCGTTCCCTACACATTCGAAATGCTCGACCGAGCGGCGTTTCCGTGGGCAAAAACGCGGGGGTTGAGATACGCCACGCAGGCGGGCGGCCGGCTCGCGCCGGCGCTCGTCAGCCAGCTTGCCAGGGTCGGCGAAGAGAACGGATGGCGCTTCTATGTGATGTACGGACAGACAGAAGCCTCGCCCCGTATCGCTTATCTTCCCCCGGACCGGGCCGCGGAATTCTCCCATTGCATTGGTATGCCGGTGCCGGGCGGCGAAATCGACTTGATCGACGAGACCGGGAACCCCGTTCTCGTACCCGATATTCCCGGTGAACTGACATATCGCGGCCCGAACGTCATGATGGGGTACGCACACGATAGTTCCGACCTCTCTTCCGACTGCACGCCGGCCCGGCTTTTGACCGACGACATCGCCTGCCGGAACGGAGACGGGCTCTTCTACATCGTCGGCAGGAAATCCCGCTTCGTAAAGCCATTCGGAATCCGGGTGAACCTGGACGAAGTACAGAACCAGGCCAGGCAATGGATACCCGGCTGCGCGCTTGCGGGAACGGATGAAAGGATCGTCGTCGCATTCCCCCGGTCAGTCTCGCCGGTGGAATCCGAGCAGCTCGTGTCAACATTGGCCTCCATGTACCACCTGCCGGCCTTCATGTTCTCAGTGGTCGTTGTTGACGAACTGCCGTTGCTGGAAACAGGCAAGACCGACTACCGACAGCTTTTGGAACTGGCCGCAAGGGACCGGGAGGAGAGTGTCGCGCGCGTTTCAGGAGCCGCGCTGCCCGACTGGCTGTCGGTACTTCTTTCTCCGGATTTCTACAGAGGGGCATTCCTGGAATCCGCACGGATACTCGGCCTCGCCAAGGAGGAATGGGAAGGGGTCGCGCACATTTACCGAACCTTCGTCAGCGCGCAGGGCGTCGATGCCGGCAGCACCTTCTCCTCGTTGTCCGGGGATTCGCTGAGCTATGTACAAACCTATCTTGCGCTCGAGGACTATTTGGGGTGCGTCCCCGACGATTGGGAAAATCTGACGGTGGATGAACTAGAGGGCCGCGCGAATGCATTGGCTCTCTAG
- a CDS encoding L,D-transpeptidase family protein: MKVFRRRIAALPFLVLGVTIAMGTSSASAQNLFERLFGAHRYERGERYDSMPDRGRYQWNGRYDRRDSREEPAAQPTAPRKLVKISGPTYRAYKPDPLVRVDFTPVIKAEHETTFQPSLQASGFEEARATLADFGLYATKDVAKALNDYYSKNPDFIWVSGFGPNSRAKEALRVLGEAASYGLNPADYAVTVPSTAFSIDDTAGRMRELTRFEVELSARVLRYVHDAYDGRVAPDRMSEYYDLPVKPLDMVAVLTDLSHTFEAREYLEAKHPQAPQYQQLRTELAALRDSSENDIVVRPDLLLKPGGTDPDFPKILELISQKADDAFKTEYGTLLEENATNETYSEDLVPLIKAAQKANGLAADGVIGSRTVKVLAGETKADKIAKVTVALEEMRWLPHTLGDQYVFINEPAYRVTFTKDGQQLLSMRAVVGRPTNQTTFFYDQIEEVVFNPYWGVPQSIIVNEMLPRLVTDPGYLDRAGYEVTDMKGNRIPSAAIDWGRYGTHIPYNVRQVPSDDNALGELKILFPNKHAIYMHDTPAKSLFKRDMRAFSHGCVRLQEPREMAAAVLGTSVDAIAAKLKQGHSSQKVPVKIPVYVAYFTAWPDADGKVQFYDDVYGRDARLAEAMQKTDAVRAPVSEEVSGAIEKADSGADSKL; the protein is encoded by the coding sequence GTGAAAGTTTTTCGACGCCGCATCGCGGCGCTGCCTTTTCTGGTGCTTGGCGTCACGATTGCGATGGGCACCTCCAGCGCGTCGGCGCAGAATCTTTTCGAGCGGCTTTTCGGCGCTCACCGCTACGAGCGCGGCGAACGTTACGACTCGATGCCCGACCGCGGCCGCTATCAGTGGAACGGCCGCTATGACCGGCGCGATTCCCGGGAGGAGCCCGCCGCTCAGCCGACGGCGCCGCGGAAGCTTGTCAAGATCAGCGGTCCGACCTACCGCGCCTACAAGCCGGATCCGCTTGTCCGCGTCGATTTCACGCCTGTCATCAAGGCGGAGCATGAGACCACGTTCCAGCCTTCCCTCCAGGCAAGCGGGTTCGAGGAGGCGCGTGCGACACTGGCAGACTTCGGTCTTTACGCCACCAAGGACGTAGCCAAGGCGCTGAACGACTACTATTCGAAGAATCCGGATTTCATCTGGGTCAGCGGCTTCGGCCCGAACAGCCGCGCCAAGGAGGCGCTCAGGGTGCTCGGCGAAGCGGCGAGCTACGGGCTCAATCCGGCCGACTATGCCGTCACTGTTCCGTCGACGGCTTTTTCCATCGACGACACGGCCGGCCGCATGCGCGAATTGACGCGCTTCGAGGTGGAATTGTCGGCGCGCGTCCTGCGCTACGTCCATGATGCCTACGACGGCAGGGTCGCTCCTGACCGCATGTCCGAATATTACGACCTGCCGGTAAAGCCGCTCGACATGGTGGCGGTGCTTACCGACCTTTCGCACACCTTCGAGGCGCGCGAATATCTCGAGGCAAAACATCCACAGGCGCCGCAATACCAGCAACTCAGGACCGAGCTTGCCGCGCTTCGCGACAGTTCGGAAAACGACATCGTCGTCCGGCCCGACCTGCTTTTGAAGCCGGGCGGTACCGACCCCGATTTCCCGAAGATCCTGGAACTCATCTCGCAAAAGGCGGATGACGCCTTCAAGACGGAATACGGCACGCTCCTGGAAGAGAACGCGACGAACGAGACCTATTCCGAAGACCTCGTGCCGCTGATCAAGGCGGCGCAGAAGGCCAACGGGCTTGCAGCCGACGGTGTGATCGGTTCGCGCACCGTGAAGGTGCTGGCCGGCGAGACGAAGGCCGACAAGATTGCCAAGGTGACGGTGGCGCTGGAAGAAATGCGCTGGCTGCCGCACACGCTCGGCGATCAATATGTCTTCATCAACGAACCGGCCTATCGCGTGACCTTCACGAAGGATGGCCAGCAACTCCTTTCAATGCGCGCGGTGGTCGGAAGGCCGACCAACCAGACGACTTTCTTCTACGACCAGATCGAGGAAGTCGTCTTCAACCCCTATTGGGGCGTTCCGCAGTCGATCATCGTCAACGAGATGCTGCCCAGGCTCGTCACCGATCCGGGTTACCTCGACCGCGCGGGCTATGAAGTCACCGACATGAAGGGTAATCGCATCCCCTCGGCGGCCATCGACTGGGGCCGCTATGGCACGCACATCCCTTACAACGTCCGCCAGGTGCCGAGCGACGACAATGCGCTCGGCGAATTGAAGATACTCTTCCCGAACAAGCACGCCATCTATATGCATGACACGCCGGCGAAGAGCTTATTCAAGCGGGACATGCGCGCTTTCAGCCATGGCTGCGTGCGCCTGCAGGAGCCGCGCGAGATGGCCGCCGCCGTGCTCGGCACCAGCGTCGATGCGATCGCCGCCAAGCTCAAGCAGGGCCATTCCTCGCAGAAGGTTCCGGTCAAGATACCGGTCTATGTAGCCTATTTCACAGCCTGGCCGGATGCGGACGGCAAGGTGCAATTCTATGACGACGTCTACGGCCGCGACGCGCGGTTGGCCGAGGCCATGCAAAAGACGGACGCCGTGAGGGCTCCGGTTTCGGAGGAAGTGTCCGGCGCCATCGAGAAGGCAGACAGCGGCGCCGATTCGAAATTGTGA
- a CDS encoding rhodanese-like domain-containing protein, with translation MKKGSKALVDEANAEIEAVTPAEAADLAKSDDVLLVDIRDVRELQREGKIPGAIHAPRGMLEFWVDPDSPYHKEVFSSGKTFIFFCAGGLRSALATKAVQDMGLTPVKHIEGGFGAWRAAGLPIEAVPTK, from the coding sequence ATGAAGAAAGGCTCCAAGGCGCTGGTCGATGAAGCCAACGCCGAGATCGAAGCGGTAACGCCCGCCGAAGCGGCCGACCTCGCCAAGAGCGACGACGTCCTTCTTGTCGACATACGCGATGTCAGGGAATTGCAGCGAGAAGGCAAGATCCCCGGCGCGATCCATGCGCCGCGCGGCATGCTCGAATTCTGGGTCGATCCCGATAGCCCCTACCACAAGGAGGTATTCTCCTCCGGCAAGACCTTCATCTTTTTCTGCGCCGGCGGCCTGCGCTCCGCGCTCGCCACAAAGGCCGTCCAGGACATGGGGCTGACGCCCGTCAAGCACATAGAAGGCGGCTTCGGCGCCTGGCGGGCGGCCGGCCTGCCGATCGAAGCGGTACCGACCAAATAG
- the moaA gene encoding GTP 3',8-cyclase MoaA: MSFDTSGMIDPFGRAISYLRVSVTDRCDFRCTYCMAEDMTFLPKRDLLSLEELDRLCTVFIEKGVRKLRLTGGEPLVRKNVMHLVRSLSRHLGNGALDELTLTTNGSQLSRFADELAGCGVKRINVSLDTLDPTKFHAVTRWGNLDKVMQGIEAADRAGLRIKLNAVALKGFNDAELPELMRWAHGRGMDLTVIETMPMGEIDADRTDQYLPLSLLRAELERRFTLTDIPYKTGGPARYVEVKETGGRLGFITPMTHNFCESCNRVRLTCTGTLYMCLGQDDAADLRTPLRQSEGNELLSRAIDEAIGRKPKGHDFVIDRNTHRPAVARHMSVTGG, encoded by the coding sequence ATGAGTTTCGACACGAGCGGCATGATCGATCCCTTCGGGCGCGCCATCAGCTATCTGCGCGTCTCCGTGACCGACCGCTGCGATTTCCGCTGCACCTATTGCATGGCGGAGGATATGACCTTCCTGCCGAAGCGGGATCTGCTTTCGCTGGAAGAACTCGACCGCCTTTGCACGGTCTTCATCGAGAAGGGCGTAAGGAAGCTGAGGCTGACCGGCGGCGAGCCGCTTGTGCGCAAGAACGTGATGCATCTGGTGCGCTCGCTTTCCCGGCACCTCGGAAACGGCGCGCTGGACGAATTGACGCTGACCACCAACGGCTCGCAACTGTCACGCTTCGCCGACGAACTCGCCGGCTGTGGGGTAAAGCGGATCAATGTCTCGCTCGATACGCTCGACCCGACGAAGTTTCATGCCGTCACGCGCTGGGGCAATCTAGACAAGGTCATGCAGGGCATCGAGGCCGCGGACCGTGCCGGCCTCAGGATCAAGCTTAACGCGGTCGCTCTCAAGGGCTTCAACGATGCTGAATTGCCGGAACTCATGCGCTGGGCGCACGGACGCGGCATGGACTTGACTGTCATCGAGACCATGCCGATGGGCGAGATCGACGCCGACCGCACCGATCAATACCTGCCGCTCTCCTTGCTGCGCGCCGAACTCGAGCGCCGGTTCACGCTCACCGACATTCCCTACAAGACCGGCGGGCCGGCCCGCTATGTCGAGGTGAAGGAGACGGGCGGTCGGCTCGGCTTCATCACACCGATGACCCATAATTTCTGCGAAAGCTGCAATCGGGTGCGGCTGACCTGTACGGGAACCCTTTATATGTGCCTCGGCCAGGATGACGCCGCAGACCTGAGGACGCCGCTTCGCCAATCGGAGGGGAACGAACTTCTCTCCCGGGCGATCGACGAGGCGATCGGACGCAAGCCGAAGGGCCACGATTTCGTCATCGACCGTAATACGCACCGCCCCGCAGTAGCCCGCCACATGAGCGTCACCGGCGGCTAG
- a CDS encoding BrnT family toxin, which produces MKAPHHFTADPVKNARNLTARGIDLIHGAKAFDFGTAVSAVDDRKDYGEVREVAAGFIGPRLHILVFTMRGGTCHVISLRKANKREIRRYVEKT; this is translated from the coding sequence GTGAAAGCGCCCCACCACTTCACTGCCGATCCGGTCAAGAACGCTCGCAATCTTACCGCACGCGGCATCGATCTGATCCATGGGGCGAAGGCTTTCGATTTTGGAACGGCGGTTTCAGCCGTCGATGATCGGAAGGATTATGGCGAGGTCAGGGAAGTCGCAGCAGGCTTTATCGGTCCGCGTCTTCACATCCTCGTCTTTACGATGCGCGGCGGTACCTGCCACGTGATTTCGCTACGCAAGGCCAACAAGCGGGAGATCAGGCGATATGTCGAAAAGACCTGA
- a CDS encoding BrnA antitoxin family protein, translating into MSKRPDWNEARRKALQALAEMSGEEDAAITADANADPDNPPADDLIARRGRGRPPLDHPKQRIQLRVDEDVLERFKAGGTGWQTRMNSALRKAAGLE; encoded by the coding sequence ATGTCGAAAAGACCTGACTGGAACGAAGCGCGGCGAAAGGCGCTTCAGGCACTCGCGGAAATGAGCGGGGAAGAGGACGCGGCGATTACGGCCGATGCAAACGCGGACCCTGACAACCCGCCGGCCGATGATCTCATTGCCCGCCGTGGGCGCGGCCGGCCGCCGCTCGACCATCCGAAACAGCGCATTCAGTTGCGCGTTGACGAGGATGTGCTCGAACGCTTCAAGGCCGGCGGCACAGGCTGGCAAACGCGCATGAACAGCGCACTACGCAAGGCGGCCGGTCTGGAATAA
- a CDS encoding ABC transporter ATP-binding protein/permease yields the protein MRTFWGLMRAYWFSDHWREAWTLTLFIAVLTALVSKASVWIAESSGELVNAIAFFHDRNNSSPLTAVLSSAGMLLLLVVIKDAGFNGVRGYISATLHRRWRGWLNGRFNEALLSDSHTHFHVQHGTGDDDKAPDNIDQRVQESIKGMTGGAIGLAMGVLSVLTSLFFVGQRLLETSAPVHGLEFLGMYGSAVLAFAAVAIYVPLNTYVAVRLGRILEFINIAMQQAEGSYRGELTTLFRRSFQVAASCGEKVQKTMHDRLYVDIDRNWAKLNKVSAVYTSFQHVYDFFAARMVAYAPGLIPYINEKISLRSYITGAELVNSLISQCSWFIHVMPAIATLRANSRRVTDLAEAIEKVRHPAEFYRSTGLSDFHYGRQNARFGLTVRKLELMHKGDEVAPFLTATGLRFKPGEWTFIKGDSGCGKTSLLKALNGLWAYGRGDIVYPQGVGAFYASQDIKLQALSLKQLVCLPDDDELFSDARVAAALHKAGIGDFIEFLSDETCAGKPWDQVLSGGQKQKLMLARILLHKPGLLFLDEATGALDPEARIAFHQAIKDNCAEATVISVMHESEPPRSHGGVEFYDSVLHIQDGTAVKAGWEVFWPQQQSPNRAVAPVH from the coding sequence ATGCGGACGTTCTGGGGGTTGATGCGGGCCTACTGGTTCTCCGACCACTGGAGGGAAGCGTGGACCCTTACCCTGTTCATCGCGGTCCTGACGGCGCTGGTGAGCAAGGCAAGCGTCTGGATCGCCGAATCCTCCGGTGAACTCGTCAACGCCATCGCCTTCTTTCACGACAGGAACAACAGTTCGCCGCTGACCGCGGTCCTTTCCAGTGCGGGCATGCTGCTTCTTCTGGTCGTGATCAAGGATGCCGGTTTCAACGGGGTGCGCGGCTATATTTCCGCGACGCTTCATCGACGCTGGCGCGGCTGGCTCAACGGCCGCTTCAACGAAGCGCTCCTGAGCGACAGCCACACGCATTTCCATGTCCAGCACGGGACGGGCGACGACGACAAGGCGCCGGACAATATCGATCAGCGCGTTCAGGAATCGATCAAGGGTATGACCGGTGGCGCGATCGGCCTCGCCATGGGCGTATTGAGCGTGCTGACGTCGCTGTTCTTCGTCGGCCAGCGCCTGCTCGAAACATCCGCGCCCGTGCACGGGCTCGAATTCCTCGGCATGTATGGCAGCGCAGTCCTCGCCTTCGCCGCCGTCGCCATCTATGTCCCGCTCAACACCTATGTCGCCGTCAGGCTCGGCCGTATCCTCGAATTCATCAACATCGCCATGCAGCAGGCCGAAGGCAGCTATCGCGGCGAGTTGACGACGCTCTTCCGGCGCAGCTTCCAGGTGGCGGCTTCCTGCGGCGAGAAGGTGCAGAAGACGATGCACGACCGGCTCTATGTCGATATCGATCGCAACTGGGCCAAACTCAACAAGGTCAGCGCGGTCTATACCTCCTTCCAGCACGTCTACGACTTTTTCGCCGCGCGCATGGTGGCCTATGCTCCGGGGCTCATCCCGTACATCAACGAGAAGATCAGCCTGCGCTCCTACATCACCGGCGCCGAACTGGTTAATTCGCTGATTTCCCAATGCTCCTGGTTCATCCACGTCATGCCCGCCATCGCCACGCTGCGGGCCAATAGCAGGCGCGTGACGGATCTGGCCGAAGCGATCGAGAAGGTCCGCCATCCTGCCGAGTTCTATCGATCGACGGGGCTTTCGGATTTCCACTACGGCCGCCAGAACGCCCGCTTCGGGCTTACCGTCCGCAAGCTCGAACTCATGCACAAGGGCGACGAGGTAGCGCCGTTCCTGACGGCCACCGGCCTTCGCTTCAAGCCGGGCGAATGGACCTTCATCAAGGGCGATTCGGGTTGCGGCAAGACGAGCCTGCTAAAGGCGCTGAACGGGCTTTGGGCCTACGGGCGAGGGGATATCGTCTACCCGCAGGGCGTCGGCGCCTTCTATGCGTCACAGGACATCAAGCTGCAGGCATTGTCGCTGAAGCAACTCGTCTGCCTGCCGGACGACGACGAACTGTTTTCCGACGCACGCGTCGCAGCCGCGCTCCACAAGGCGGGGATCGGCGACTTCATCGAATTCCTCAGCGACGAGACGTGCGCCGGCAAGCCGTGGGACCAGGTCCTCTCAGGCGGCCAGAAGCAGAAACTGATGCTGGCGCGCATATTGCTGCACAAGCCGGGCCTCCTTTTCCTCGATGAAGCGACCGGCGCGCTCGACCCGGAGGCGCGCATCGCCTTCCATCAGGCGATCAAGGACAATTGCGCCGAGGCGACCGTCATCAGCGTCATGCACGAAAGCGAGCCGCCGCGCTCGCATGGCGGGGTGGAGTTCTACGACAGCGTGCTCCACATCCAGGACGGCACCGCCGTCAAGGCCGGATGGGAAGTGTTCTGGCCGCAGCAGCAGAGCCCGAACCGCGCCGTCGCGCCGGTGCATTGA
- a CDS encoding transcriptional regulator GcvA, giving the protein MAYRLPPLNSLRAFEVAARHMSFQKAAEELNVTPSALSYQIRQLEDFLQVPLFVRLNRAVRLTDAGERIAPGVHDAFERLAEAMGRLKGPAPANVLTVSTGPAFAAKWLSPRLHKFLERYPEIDIRISANLKLTDFRSDEVDLSIRFGGGNYPGLHVERLADEHVLPLISPRLLEQLGGHLRPEDLGRVALLHDDSANFIINAVSWADWLRRARVTNVDPTRGPRFSHADHALEAALDGAGIVLGRLTLSMRDIASGRLVAPFDLMVPAQAGFYFCCLPERLAEPKIRAFRDFLFSEIAAERVILDDFRQAKRSA; this is encoded by the coding sequence ATGGCCTATCGCCTGCCACCGCTCAACTCGCTTCGCGCTTTCGAGGTCGCGGCGCGGCATATGAGCTTCCAGAAGGCCGCCGAGGAACTCAACGTCACGCCGTCGGCGCTTTCCTACCAGATCAGGCAGCTCGAGGATTTTTTACAGGTTCCGCTCTTCGTGCGCCTGAACCGGGCGGTCAGGCTGACCGATGCGGGCGAGCGCATCGCGCCCGGCGTCCATGACGCCTTCGAGCGCCTCGCCGAGGCCATGGGGCGCCTGAAGGGGCCGGCGCCGGCCAACGTGCTCACCGTATCCACCGGGCCGGCCTTCGCCGCCAAATGGTTGTCGCCAAGACTGCACAAGTTTCTTGAGCGCTACCCGGAGATCGATATCCGTATCTCCGCCAACCTCAAGCTGACCGATTTTCGTTCGGACGAGGTCGATCTGTCCATCCGGTTCGGCGGCGGCAACTATCCCGGCCTCCACGTGGAAAGGCTTGCCGACGAGCATGTCCTGCCGCTCATCAGCCCGCGCCTTCTGGAGCAGTTGGGCGGTCACCTGCGGCCGGAGGATCTGGGCCGTGTCGCGCTGCTTCACGACGATTCGGCAAACTTCATCATCAACGCTGTGAGTTGGGCCGACTGGCTTCGGCGCGCGCGCGTTACCAACGTCGATCCCACGCGGGGGCCGCGCTTCTCTCATGCCGACCATGCGCTCGAAGCAGCGCTCGACGGCGCCGGCATCGTGCTCGGACGGCTGACGCTGTCGATGCGCGACATCGCGTCGGGTCGGCTCGTCGCGCCTTTCGACCTGATGGTGCCGGCCCAGGCCGGCTTCTATTTCTGCTGCCTTCCCGAACGGCTGGCCGAACCCAAGATCCGGGCCTTCCGCGATTTCCTCTTCTCGGAAATCGCGGCCGAACGCGTCATCCTCGACGATTTCAGGCAGGCCAAGCGCAGCGCCTGA
- the mobB gene encoding molybdopterin-guanine dinucleotide biosynthesis protein B: MTMRVFGVTGWKNSGKTTLVEALVRELTGRGWRVATVKHAHHDFDIDKEGTDSFRHRKAGAKEVAIVSGRRWALMHELGEEGEPTLEDVLSRLSPADLVLIEGYKRGSHRKIETRRLEAKDRSPLTATDPNIAAIAADHPVPGETVPVFDLHDIAGIADLIERETGLK, translated from the coding sequence ATGACAATGCGCGTATTCGGCGTCACCGGCTGGAAGAATTCCGGCAAGACGACGCTGGTCGAGGCGCTGGTGCGCGAATTGACAGGGCGCGGCTGGCGTGTGGCGACCGTCAAGCACGCGCATCACGATTTCGACATCGACAAGGAAGGGACCGATTCCTTCCGGCATCGTAAGGCCGGCGCGAAGGAGGTGGCGATCGTCTCGGGACGCCGCTGGGCACTGATGCACGAATTGGGAGAGGAAGGAGAACCGACGCTCGAAGACGTGCTTTCCCGCCTTTCGCCCGCGGACCTCGTCCTGATCGAGGGTTACAAGCGCGGTTCGCACCGCAAGATCGAGACCCGTCGGCTGGAGGCGAAGGACAGAAGCCCGCTTACTGCGACCGATCCCAACATCGCGGCGATCGCGGCGGATCATCCTGTGCCCGGAGAGACCGTGCCTGTTTTCGATCTCCACGATATCGCCGGGATCGCGGATTTAATCGAACGGGAGACTGGGCTCAAATGA